One region of Mugil cephalus isolate CIBA_MC_2020 chromosome 17, CIBA_Mcephalus_1.1, whole genome shotgun sequence genomic DNA includes:
- the coch gene encoding cochlin, protein MFQPPALLPLTGLFFLFSSMFTSGSSVPFPVSCVTRGADLTQDVMVVLCPPDCPQWRLSVFGTGVYATVSSVCGAAVHRGLVGSSGGPVRVQKLQGRHNYLSSYAHGIHSQALSHWTSSFSLSKPVNVPQELTGDTSTTPLPAAAQATKKPLKKPSVKKALAGGNKDCQMDIAMVIDSSNNIGRRRFNLQKNFVAKLAAMLRVGPTGPHVGLIQSSDSPRTEFLLTNYTQPKELLFAIKELGYMGGDTNTGKAIMHTAEHFFSQENGARRGHPRVMMVLIDGWPSDDLEQAAMLARESGINVFLVSVAKPAPEELGMVRDKDFTKKAVCKDNGFFSYSIPSWFSTTKHVRPLTQRLCSLDGLLCSKTCYNSVNIGFLIDGSSSVGDGNFRLVLDFLAGIARSFDISDVGARIGAVQFTYDQRLEFGLADHPNKEDAISALRRISYMSGGTSTGSAISYTAQNLFRRTGPGRNFLIVVTDGQSYDDVRDPALAAQKQGITIFSVGVAWAPLDDLRAMSSEPKDSHTFFTREFTGLGEFIPALVRGICRDFTERN, encoded by the exons atgtttcagcctcctgctctgctccctcTGACAG gtCTTTTCTTCCTGTTCTCGTCCATGTTCACCTCAGGATCCAGTG ttccTTTCCCGGTGTCATGTGTGACTCGTGGTGCCGACCTGACGCAGGACGTCATGGTGGTTTTGTGTCCTCCAGACTGTCCTCAGTGGAGACTGTCTGTGTTTGGGACGGGGGTTTACGCCACCGTCTCGTCCGTCTGTGGAGCTGCTGTACACAg GGGCCTGGTGGGCTCGTCTGGGGGCCCCGTCAGGGTTCAAAAGCTGCAGGGACGACACAATTACCTGAGCTCATACGCCCACGGCATCCACTCACAAGCCCTGTCCCACTGGACCTCGTCCTTCAGCCTCTCCA AGCCTGTAAATGTTCCACAGGAGCTAACTGGTGATACCAGTACAACTCCTCTGCCTGCGGCTGCACAAGCAA CAAAGAAGCCTCTGAAGAAGCCGTCAGTGAAGAAAGCTCTGGCAGGTGGAAATAAAG aCTGTCAGATGGACATCGCCATGGTGATCGACAGCAGTAATAACATCGGGAGGCGGAGATTCAACCTGCAGAAGAACTTTGTTGCCAAACTTGCGGCCATGTTGAGAGTCGGACCGACTGGACCTCACGTTGGTCTGATACAGTCCAg tgacTCCCCCAGGACTGAGTTCCTGTTGACCAACTACACTCAACCTAAGGAGCTGCTGTTCGCCATCAAGGAGCTGGGTTACATGGGAGGAGACACCAACACAG GTAAAGCCATCATGCACACAGCGGAGCACTTCTTCTCCCAGGAGAACGGGGCGAGGCGTGGTCACCCCCGGGTGATGATGGTGCTGATAGACGGCTGGCCATCTGACGACCTGGAGCAGGCGGCCATGTTGGCCAGAGAGTCGGGCATCAACGTCTTCCTGGTGTCCGTGGCCAAACCGGCGCCCGAGGAGCTGGGGATGGTGCGGGACAAAGACTTCACGAAGAAG GCGGTTTGTAAAGACAACGGTTTCTTCAGCTACTCCATCCCCAGCTGGTTCAGCACCACCAAACATGTCCGACCGCTCACTCAGAGACTCTGCTCTCTGGACGGCCTCCTCTGCA GTAAAACTTGCTACAACTCTGTGAACATCGGTTTCCTCATCGACGGCTCGTCCAGCGTCGGTGACGGAAACTTCCGGCTGGTCCTGGACTTCTTGGCAGGAATCGCCAGGAGCTTTGACATCTCGGACGTTGGAGCTCGAATCG GTGCGGTGCAGTTCACCTACGACCAGAGGCTGGAGTTCGGCCTTGCAGATCATCCCAACAAAGAGGACGCCATCAGCGCTCTGAGGAGGATCTCGTACATGAGCGGAGGAACGTCGACCGGATCGGCCATCAGCTACACCGCCCAGAACCTGTTCAG ACGAACTGGACCTGGTCGCAATTTCCTCATCGTGGTGACGGACGGACAATCGTACGACGACGTCAGAGATCCAGCGCTGGCTGCTCAGAAACAAG GCATCACCATCTTCTCAGTGGGCGTGGCCTGGGCGCCCCTGGATGACCTCAGAGCGATGTCATCGGAGCCGAAGGACAGTCACACCTTCTTCACCCGAGAGTTCACCGGCCTGGGAGAGTTCATCCCGGCTCTGGTCCGAGGAATCTGCCGAGACTTCACCGAGAGAAACTGA